The DNA window ACGTGGCTGACCGCACTTAACATGATGCTGTTTTCGCTTCTTCACTACCCATGCGGCACGACGCTCGTCAACATTTATAAAGAAACGAAAAGCGTGAAATGGACATTCGTCGCTTTTGCCTTGCCGACGGCAATTGCCATTGCGGTCACCTTTACGACCGCACAGCTTGTGAGATGGCTGGGGCTTATTTAAGAGACTAGCTTAACAGGCCGTCCCGCCCCGTACTTCCTTCCCTCCCCTCTGTTTCAAGGGGAAAGAATTTCTCCGCAAGTAGCACTGACACAATCAAGAAGGATGTCCCGCCTTTTGGAGGACATCCTTCATTTTTAGCACTAGTGTTCCTCGTCAACATCTGAGGTCATACGTTCGAACCTCTCGTCCATAAAACGTATAGCTGTTGCCCCCACCCTGTGGCCCATAAAAACTGGGTCAGCGTGGAAGCTCAACTTTTCCATCCACGGGCAAACAACGATTGCTATGCTGATTGTCGGACGCCTAGCGCTGTCTTTCAACAACTCCATGCTACTCTCTGTTTCCTGCTGAAAAATCTACCTAATTATTCATATCGAAAATTTTTCTCTGCACTTCATGAAATTTCAGTTTCGAAATATAAGCGACTTTCTCACTATCAAAAAAATGAGCTAAATATGTTTCGCCAACCTGCGTAATTTTTACTATTTTTTTTAAATTGATAATATAAGAGCGGTGAGTCTTAAAAAAACAATGATCCAGCTCCCTTTCAATTTCGCTCAGCGTCTCTGTGGTCTCATATTGCTCATTTGCCGTGTGAATGACCGTTTTTCTGCTTTCCTTTTCCACGAATAAAATATCTTTCATCGGCAGCAAAACAATAGAGTTTTTCGATCGGATTCCAAGCCTTTTGCTCGGCTGTTTCGCCTTTACAGCGGCGCACTGCTTGGCCATTTCAATCAGTTTGCGGGCCTTTTCCAACGCATAAAAGAGACGCGTTCGCTCAATCGGTTTCACGATATAATCCGTAGCGGACACTTCAAAAGCCGCTACGGCAAATTCATCATATCCAGTAATAAAAATCACCTGGACAGAAGACAAAAGCTGCTTGCATATTTTGACCGCTTCCATGCCATCAAGCCCAGGCATATTAATATCAACTAACACAATGTCGGGCTGTTCCCGGAGCACAATTTGCAAAAACTCCTCCCCGCTTGTCGCCTCAGCCACAACGTCGTAATTGGGGAATAGGCGGATAAAATGCCGCAAAATCGTTCTTGAAGACGCATCATCATCAGCAATCACGATTTTTAAATCATTCATTGCTTCCTTCCCTTCTTTCTGGCCTCCTATTCCAACTAGTAGTCTGTCGGTTCACAGAACATTTATACTCCTCTTACCTTTTTTCGTCCAAAATGATTTGACCGCTCTCATCTAACACGGCCTCAATTTGACGATGTTCTTTTCGAAACGTATAAGCTGTTTCTCCAATTTGGACAATCGTCCCCTCTTTCACGACACCAAACTTCACTGTGTGACCATGGGGCACTACAATGCGTGTAACAACCCCGGAATCTGAACCTGCCTCTTGAATACACGCTCCTTTTCGGGCATAAGCACGGCCGCCGCGCATGATTCCTTTTATATCTAGAAAACCATCGGAATGAATGGTGCAGTTATAGCACCCTTGGCCAAAAACAGTGATATCGCCGCTGCAGTAGACCGTACTATTCAACGCATATGCCATCTCAATGTAACTGTCTCCGTCATTTATGTCCGCATATTGTTTCGTTATTGCCTTTATATCCTCAAGCAGCTTGGCAAGCTGTTCGAGTGAATGGAGCTCGTTCGGCATGTTCGAGAAAAAACATAGCTGAAACCGCTCAGCCAAATCGGACCAAACAGACTCAAGCTGCTGACGGTTGCTCGTTTTCGCTGCTTCTATATATTTTTTCACTTCCGCAGCCAAAGGGCGAAATTTATAATCCATTAAAAGCTTGATTAACGGGAACAGGCTGTTCTGTTTCCAATCTGTCCTTTTAAACGCTGGAGAACTGACTAGCTGTTTTACAGAGGAAATCATTTTTTTGATCCCCCCTTCAATTGTACTTAACAAATGTACAAGCTCGGAAACCAGTATATGGCCTGCTCCCGCCGAGATGACGCTTCCAATGACATTTTGTCTGATAAAGATAGCTTGTTTTGACGTAATCGTCGCCCGATTCACATGTTGGAATACCGTGATAGTGCCTCCTGTCTCCACGCTCATTCCGTCTTCGACGCTGCCGGTAATGTCGACGTCGCCATGAAACCGAATATTGCCCGAGCTTAAATCGACATCGCCTTGATGAATAAGCTTGTCCGCTATAAATATGTGCACATCGAGTCCTTGTTGCCGAAAAACCGGCCGCCCGCTAGCCAACGCTACAATTTTCGTCCCATTCTCAATTGCTGTTACACCTTTTCCTAAATGGACAGCCACCGGGTGAACAGGTTTAGGCGGAATCGGCTCATTCGTCACCGTCACGCCCGGAACGCCCGGGATTGGGGAATGAACGATCGCGATGACTTGTCCCGGATGAACAGAACGAATATTGTTTACTTCACGGAAATCAACGGTGCCGTCTTCCCGCAGTTTCGGCCCTGCCTGTTTACTGTCCAAATTGACCGTTAACTCCACCCAACCGTTTTTTCCTTGCTGAGGCTTCATCCCTCTAGCGATGACAAAATCGCCCAGTTTTGTCGCCTTTGCTGCTTCAGTCATCGCGGTAAAATCAAATCCTTGAACAATATTCAGCGATTTTAGTTTTTGCAAAACCGACTGGTACTCAAGTGTATTTTGTATTTCAATATGCTGTTCAGCTTTTAGCTCAATATGATGATCAGGGAAGACATCTTTCAATTGAAACCTCTTTTTCATCCCCGGTTCTATGTGCAAAATAGCGTGCAACTTGTCTTCATCAAGGACAATATCCCATTTCGTTTCGACCGTTTCCTCTATAGTTTGTATTTCTAATTGGTCACCTTCCGTGACAACCGTCGTTCCAGTCACTGGATGTCCATTTTTCAACAGAAGAACACCTTGCCCTACAGTAATAGTAGGATAGCATAACGGCGACGAACGATAAAAAATTTTCCCTCCTCGCACCCATGCTTTTCCACTCAAATGATCTTCTGTTGCTTTGATCTGCTCCACATTCGCATTTGTTACACTGAATTTCTCTTCTTTGACAGCGCCTGATGATTCCGTTTGCCTTTCTATCTTTGTCAATTTGACAATGGCTGGTTTGGAACCGATGATCCAAATTTTCCTAGTTTCCTTTTGAATGATTTCAACATGCACCTCTTCGCGTTTGCCTTGCAAAATCGCCAAGCCGACGTGAATGGCCTCATCGATGTTTTTTCCTTTTGAAATGATCGTTTGCCCCATTGCCGCTCCCCCCTTGGCAACAGCTATTTTTCTTAAACTTCAAAAATCATATTCCGCCACGTCAAGCCGGCATCCGTGGTCATGCCTGTCCGGATTGTTCCATCAATCAAAACGACTTTATTTTTTTCGGACTCCAATCCTTAGTCAGATAGCGGTGTGTTGCCGAAAATGCAATTTTACGTGGTAAATAAAGCAACGTGTATACACCTACCAATACCGATCTTTTGCTAATGGTAACTTACCCGGTTTTCCTAAAAGATACCCTTGCGCGGCTGGCACTCTCAAAAGCTTCGCTTGGGCGAGATCTACTTCTTCCTCAATTCCCTCTAAGATGAGAACCATTTTGCGGCCGCAATAGCTTGTCAACAAACTAACCATTTTTTGTTTTTCTTCATCGGCTGCCAATCCTTGGGCAAAGTACCGATCCAACTTCACATAATCAGGCTGTAATTCAATAATTTTTTGCAAGGTTGATGCTCCTTTGCCAACATCGTCAATAGCAATGTAAAAACCATACCTTCTCATCCACGCTATAGCTGCTTTTAACTCTTCATCCTTCCATATCCCCTCTTCTTCTTTTGTCTCATTCAATTCGAACACAATTCGATTTTCAATATATGGAAAGCGTTCAACTACTCTTTTCAAAAACGGTTTAAATTCATGATGCAAAACAGTGGAAGGATATACATTCAAAAAAAGCAGCCGTCCTTTCTTCTCTAAAAAAGGAAACTGAACGATGGAACTTTCCAGCGATGTAACATCCAGTTCGTATAAACATCCTTCCTCCCGAGCCTTTTGAAAGAGATGCTCAACGTTATTAATCCCGTTCACCCGCAGCAGTGATTCATATCCAAAGATGCTCCAGTTAAACAAGTCCCACAGCGGCTGGTACACATGTTCAAACCGTTGTTTGTCCATCATCTTCCAAATAGAGACTAAAGACACATTATCACTACCCTTTCATTAGGATATTTATCCCAAACCACACTAATCGACAAATATGAAAATCAGCCTAATACCTTTCGTTTAGCTTTCAATATAACCCTTTTCCGTGCATCTGTCTAACTTCGTTTACGCACATCAAGCATCCATACAGCCCTGACCAATACATAAAAAGGACATATCAGGTCTTTTTTTCGACTTTTTGCGACATGTTCGACACTCAATTCTGCTATTTCTTGTCGTAAAATACAAAAACCTCTCTCACTTACGAGGGCCCTTTTTCTCCCATATTTTGATTAGTTTTTCAAGGAAAACGTTGACCTCCAACGGTTTTGTCATGTAATCCGTAAACCCTGCTTGTAAAGCCCGTTCAATCTCTTTTGTCACCGCGTTGGCGCTGAGCGCAATCATCGGGATATGCTTTGTTCGTTCATCGCTTTGCAACATTTCCAACACCGTATACCCGTTTATATCCGGCAGATGAATATCGATGACAATCAAATCAAACCGGCCACTGATAGCCTTTTGCAAGCCTTCACTGCCATTGTGAGCAAACGTTAACAAAAGATTGGGAAATGGCTTCAATATATGTTCCAACAGTTTCAGGTTGGATACATGATCTTCGATGTATAAAATTTTTTTGCTTCCGAGCTTCAATAACCTCTCCTGATTCACCAGTTTATTTTGTGATGAGTGCGGCCAACCATGAAAACAACTGATAGCTGGGAGGGTGAGCGAAAAGTCGCTTCCCACACCCAGCTTACTTTTCACCTCAATCGTGCCGCCCAAAAGCCGGATAATCTGCTTGACAAAAGCGAGTCCAATGCCATTGCCGTCAACGTGAGTGCCTTTTATGCGATAAAATGGTTCAAAGATATTTTCTTGTTCTTCATCCGGGATGCCTATCCCATTATCTTTTACATGAATAACGACTTTTTCCTGATCATATTTCCCCTCAATAAGAACCGTACCACCATCGCGATTGTATTTAATGGCATTGTCAAGCAAGTTTAATAACACTTGTCTCACTCTCGTCGCATCTGTGTATAAATACACTTGCCCACTAAAGCTCGATCGAACTTGAACGTCGATGTTTTTCTTATTGGCTAACGGCTCGACTAATTTCATACTTTCTTTAATAATGTCATCCGGGCGAACTACATCATAAGTTAAGGACAGCCTTCCTGTTTCAATCTTTGCCAAGTCTAACATTTCGTTAATTAAATTTAATAAATGGCGGGCACCTCCCAATATTTCTTGCACAAACTCCCGCTGCCGGGCCTTTAAGGAAGGATCCATCTCCAGCAATTGGGCGAACCCTAACACTCCGTTCAATGGTGTTCGAATTTCATGGCTCATGCGCGAAATTAAGTTGGATTTTGCTTGATTGGCTCTTTCTGCCTCCTCCTTTGCTCTCCTTATTTCTTGTTCCATCATTTTCCTTTCTGTAATATCAATCGCTGAGCCAACAACCTCAATCACTTTGCCATTCTTTTTTATAGGACGCAAGCTAGCTAAATAGTCAATTCCATTGATATTCCCTTCATAGTACAACGCTTCTCCCGTTTCCCACACATGCCGGTAATATCGTTCTTTTTGATCAGCAATCTGCTTTGGCAAAAAATCATGCAAAGCCTTGCCGAGCACCTGTTTCGGATCGATTCCCAAACAATAGAGCAGTTCTCCTCCGCATAACGTATGAACGAACTTATCTCCCCTTTTCATAAACTTAAAAATCATCCCTTGTTGCTGACAAATGGCGTTCCATAAATCCCGGTGCATTTTCTTTATGCGTGCCTGATATTTTGCAAAAGCTGTCACATCTCTTCCAACCATAAACAATCCGATGACGTTTTTTTTCTTCATGATCGGTATAAACGTAAACTCCATAACGATCCGTTGTTTTTGAGATATTTTCATTGGAGCTGATAGAAAACACGATTGGCCTTCCTTCACTTTTCGTAAACATTGATCGAGTTTTTTATGATCACATTCGTAAAATAGATCGTATAAACGAACTAATGACGCTTCTTGTCGAAGCTGTAGAATCTCCATTGCTTTTGAATTGATGTCAATAATTCCTCCATTGAGATCGGCAGAAAGAACAAAATGTGGATTGTAGTCCATTAAACATTTATAGTGGGGATCGATGAGTTTCTTTTGCTGCAAGGCTTCCCGCCGCTTAAAATGGGCAACTGCGCTGGCCATGACTAATATAGCGATTATCATAAAAGCAAGAATATAGGCCAAATCATCAGCTGGGGTCACAGATGCCAATCCTGTTCGCAACAGTTCCTTGTTTTGGGGGGTCTCCTTCATGGCTCCTTTGAATACCCAAATGTCCTTCCTATTGTCGTTGCTGGTGGCCTTGACTAAAATGTTCAAAAATAAGCAGAAAAAAGCAACAGCAATTAGAACGGAGATGACAATCAACTGTAAATCATGATATCCTATAATCCCCATAACAATGCCTCCCATTTATCATCTCGCACCGAGCCCCCCCCTGCTTCACGCGTGAGCGTACGCGGGGGACGAACCGGTATCTTTCCTTATCGACCTTCCTCTTGCCCCGAAAGAGCAAAAGATGTAGAACAAGCAGATAAAGAACACCTGTTCCTTTCCATAACTCATATTTCGCAACCTTTGCATAATATACAAAAAATGACCAAAATATTCGCATAAAAATAAACTTTTATACAAATATTGTAAAATAACTAATTTTTATTCGATGAAATCAGGTTTATTTTGAATTTTTATTCAAGGTGCGAAATGTGAGCCATAAGAGGAAAGGTCATGTATAAATCCTATCGCTTTCGATTGGCCGCTGTAACCGTTAGACCGATGAAAAGCAGATCACTTCCCAAATTGATGGTTCTCAAGTGAAAGAAAAGAACAGCATTGATAAGGCCATAAGGCCTCTCAATTTAATAAACGGCTCAAGGCTTGCGCATTTTCATAGAAAAAGGACGGGCAGCGATCAGTCGCCCGTCCTTCCTGTTTTCGTTAATTATGCATTGCTATACTTCTCTTGCTTCCTCGATATGCGACACATCCCCCTCCACGATGACATGAAACACATCGCCGCTCGCCTCAACGACCGTCACGCTCGTGCCGTGCATGTACGGGGGCGCCCACAGTTCGTTGAGCGGCACGCCTTTGAATGCCGCTATGAGCGTTTTCAGCACGACGCCATGGGTGACAACCAAGACGGTTTCCTCCTCATGGCGTGCAATGATGCGCCGCACGGCGGCCAGCGCCCGCTGCTGCACATCAAAAAACCGTTCTCCGCACCTTGGTGCGTACAAATGAGGCGCGTTCCAAAAATGATCAAACAAAACCGGATCCATTTGCCGAATCTCGTCATGCGTCTTTCCTTCCCAGTCGCCAAGATGCATTTCGCGCAGCTGTTCGTCTTGATAAATCGGAATAAGCCGCCCGCCGCGGACGAGTTCCGCCGTCTCAAGCGCCCGCCCGCTCGTGCTCGCATAAATCGCCGTCAACTCGACCGCCTCAAGCCGTTTTCCGAGCCGTTTGGCGTCTTGCCTCCCCTTTTCGGTGAGCGGCGAATCTTGCCATCCTTGCATCCGCTTTTCGACGTTCCACTTCGTCTCCCCATGTCTTGTTAAATACAGCGTCGTCTCCATCCTTCTCTCCACCCCCTCTATTCATCATTCTAAATCATATATTGAAGAAGCAAGTAATTCGGCATACGGTTTTGCCTCCATACTTCTCGCACAGAAAAGCCCCCTGCAATGATTTCTCGCTTTCTAAGTGAAAGGCCTGTTCGAACGATGCATCCATTTTTGACTAGTTTTTAAGAGTGATCAAAACACCGCATGATCAAATTTCTTTCACAAATGTAGTCAACTCAATTTCTTCCCGAGTTTGTATCCGTTCTGTCGCGTAAAACCCATGGCGCTCATAGAAGCGAACGGCTGGCGCATTGCGGCTTCCGGTCGTTGCGATGATTTCCCGCACCGATGGTTCTTGCTTGATCACAAAGTCGAGCAGTGCGCTCGCGATTCCTTGACGGAACCAATCCAGGTCAACGACCAGCCGGCAAAGGTGAAGCGTCTGTCCGCCCCGCTCATAGGCGATTGCCCGACTAGCCTTCCATCTTGAAAATAACCGAAAAAGCGTTCGCCGCATTGTCGCAATGTATCAACCGTGTCACGAAGCGGCGGGAGCGCCGTGCTGCCAATGATTTGCGCCTCGACGGCATACGCGCGCCGCTCTAGGCGCAGCACCTGAACAGCTGTTTCGCGATCCGTCACATCAAGCTCCCTCATCATGTTTTTCCCCTCTCATCAGCCAAAAAAGCGGCCTAGTTCGGCCGCTTGGCGTTTAACGTAATTTCTCCCCCTCAAAGAGCGTGAAGGGCGATAAGTGGTGGGTAGTTCACTCAATCACGTCGTCCATTGCTTCCGGCAGCGAACGATAGCCTTTTTTCTCTTGGCCGTCTTTTCTGACCGTCCATTCCTGCTTTTCGAGCGCCAGTTCTCCGCGTTCGTTCTGAATAAACGGCATATGGATCGTGATCATCTCGTCGTCTTTATTGATCGTATAGCCGACATAATAGCGGTTTCCTTCACCGCGTTCCTCGAAAATACCGACTTGATCGAGTCCGTACGTCTCCATCATCGGTTCGAGCGTGTCGATGAATTCTTCAAGAATCAC is part of the Geobacillus sp. 46C-IIa genome and encodes:
- a CDS encoding LytTR family DNA-binding domain-containing protein; amino-acid sequence: MNDLKIVIADDDASSRTILRHFIRLFPNYDVVAEATSGEEFLQIVLREQPDIVLVDINMPGLDGMEAVKICKQLLSSVQVIFITGYDEFAVAAFEVSATDYIVKPIERTRLFYALEKARKLIEMAKQCAAVKAKQPSKRLGIRSKNSIVLLPMKDILFVEKESRKTVIHTANEQYETTETLSEIERELDHCFFKTHRSYIINLKKIVKITQVGETYLAHFFDSEKVAYISKLKFHEVQRKIFDMNN
- a CDS encoding FapA family protein, translated to MAILQGKREEVHVEIIQKETRKIWIIGSKPAIVKLTKIERQTESSGAVKEEKFSVTNANVEQIKATEDHLSGKAWVRGGKIFYRSSPLCYPTITVGQGVLLLKNGHPVTGTTVVTEGDQLEIQTIEETVETKWDIVLDEDKLHAILHIEPGMKKRFQLKDVFPDHHIELKAEQHIEIQNTLEYQSVLQKLKSLNIVQGFDFTAMTEAAKATKLGDFVIARGMKPQQGKNGWVELTVNLDSKQAGPKLREDGTVDFREVNNIRSVHPGQVIAIVHSPIPGVPGVTVTNEPIPPKPVHPVAVHLGKGVTAIENGTKIVALASGRPVFRQQGLDVHIFIADKLIHQGDVDLSSGNIRFHGDVDITGSVEDGMSVETGGTITVFQHVNRATITSKQAIFIRQNVIGSVISAGAGHILVSELVHLLSTIEGGIKKMISSVKQLVSSPAFKRTDWKQNSLFPLIKLLMDYKFRPLAAEVKKYIEAAKTSNRQQLESVWSDLAERFQLCFFSNMPNELHSLEQLAKLLEDIKAITKQYADINDGDSYIEMAYALNSTVYCSGDITVFGQGCYNCTIHSDGFLDIKGIMRGGRAYARKGACIQEAGSDSGVVTRIVVPHGHTVKFGVVKEGTIVQIGETAYTFRKEHRQIEAVLDESGQIILDEKR
- a CDS encoding EAL domain-containing protein, whose translation is MDKQRFEHVYQPLWDLFNWSIFGYESLLRVNGINNVEHLFQKAREEGCLYELDVTSLESSIVQFPFLEKKGRLLFLNVYPSTVLHHEFKPFLKRVVERFPYIENRIVFELNETKEEEGIWKDEELKAAIAWMRRYGFYIAIDDVGKGASTLQKIIELQPDYVKLDRYFAQGLAADEEKQKMVSLLTSYCGRKMVLILEGIEEEVDLAQAKLLRVPAAQGYLLGKPGKLPLAKDRYW
- a CDS encoding ATP-binding protein gives rise to the protein MGIIGYHDLQLIVISVLIAVAFFCLFLNILVKATSNDNRKDIWVFKGAMKETPQNKELLRTGLASVTPADDLAYILAFMIIAILVMASAVAHFKRREALQQKKLIDPHYKCLMDYNPHFVLSADLNGGIIDINSKAMEILQLRQEASLVRLYDLFYECDHKKLDQCLRKVKEGQSCFLSAPMKISQKQRIVMEFTFIPIMKKKNVIGLFMVGRDVTAFAKYQARIKKMHRDLWNAICQQQGMIFKFMKRGDKFVHTLCGGELLYCLGIDPKQVLGKALHDFLPKQIADQKERYYRHVWETGEALYYEGNINGIDYLASLRPIKKNGKVIEVVGSAIDITERKMMEQEIRRAKEEAERANQAKSNLISRMSHEIRTPLNGVLGFAQLLEMDPSLKARQREFVQEILGGARHLLNLINEMLDLAKIETGRLSLTYDVVRPDDIIKESMKLVEPLANKKNIDVQVRSSFSGQVYLYTDATRVRQVLLNLLDNAIKYNRDGGTVLIEGKYDQEKVVIHVKDNGIGIPDEEQENIFEPFYRIKGTHVDGNGIGLAFVKQIIRLLGGTIEVKSKLGVGSDFSLTLPAISCFHGWPHSSQNKLVNQERLLKLGSKKILYIEDHVSNLKLLEHILKPFPNLLLTFAHNGSEGLQKAISGRFDLIVIDIHLPDINGYTVLEMLQSDERTKHIPMIALSANAVTKEIERALQAGFTDYMTKPLEVNVFLEKLIKIWEKKGPRK
- a CDS encoding histidine phosphatase family protein; translation: METTLYLTRHGETKWNVEKRMQGWQDSPLTEKGRQDAKRLGKRLEAVELTAIYASTSGRALETAELVRGGRLIPIYQDEQLREMHLGDWEGKTHDEIRQMDPVLFDHFWNAPHLYAPRCGERFFDVQQRALAAVRRIIARHEEETVLVVTHGVVLKTLIAAFKGVPLNELWAPPYMHGTSVTVVEASGDVFHVIVEGDVSHIEEAREV
- a CDS encoding N-acetyltransferase, whose amino-acid sequence is MAYERGGQTLHLCRLVVDLDWFRQGIASALLDFVIKQEPSVREIIATTGSRNAPAVRFYERHGFYATERIQTREEIELTTFVKEI
- a CDS encoding DUF5634 family protein, which produces MEFAPRRVILEEFIDTLEPMMETYGLDQVGIFEERGEGNRYYVGYTINKDDEMITIHMPFIQNERGELALEKQEWTVRKDGQEKKGYRSLPEAMDDVIE